The window AAAAAAACTAGCTGTTGCGGATATTCGTGGTGATCCCGAGTAGGGATATAGAATATTGCCTGCTTATTTGTATATGTTAGAGAAGACGAACCCGGATACAAAAACAAGTTTGGTAGTGGATAAAAACAACCGGTTCAGATACCTATTTGTTGCGCTGGGAGCCTCCATTGAAGGGTTTGAATACATGAGGAAAGTCATCACTGTGGATGCAACTTTCCTGAAGACTATtgaatgtggttgtttaattatTGCCACGGCTCAGGATCCAAACCTTCACCATTATCCAATAGCCTTTGTTGTGGTTGATGGGGAGAAAAACAAAAGCTGGAAGTGGTTTTTCACGACGCTGAAAACTGTTATACCGGATTCGACGGAATTGGTGTTTGTTTCAGACAGAAATCCAAGTCTGATAAAAGCTGTTGCTGAAGTGTATCCGATGTCTAAACATGGGTATTGTATCTGGCATATATCGCACAATGTGAAAGGTCATGTCAATCATGGCAGGGACGAGGTTGCACTACTATTCCGAAAGGTTGCATGTCTTTATTCAGAGCCTGAGTTTAAAAAGCAGTATGACGATTTTAGGGAGAGGTATCCATCGTGTGCTAGGTATCTTGATAAAAGTGTCGAAGTCGAACGGTGGGCGAAGTGTCATTTCCCCGGTGCTAGGTACAACATAGACACCTCTAATTGTGCGGAGTCTTTGAATGCGGTATTTGAAAAGGCGCGAAGGATGTCTTTATTGCCTATGCTTGATACAGTTATTGAGAAAATGTCTGAGTGGTTCAACAGACATAGGAAGGATGCAGCAGAAGGACCGTCATCTCGAAAATTGGTTCCTTTGGTGGAGAACAAATTGCATAACAGAACACCAAAGGTTCTAAACTTACAGTGACTCCGCTGAACACTTTTCAGCTTGAATACAGTGTTATTGGAGCAGACGGGAAGACTTATTCCGTGGATTTGCAACATAAAACGTGCAGTTGCAAGAAGTTTGATATAGATAAATACCCATGTAGACATGCAATAGGCGCTATCATTAAGTGTTTGAAGCATGATAGACCATTACAGTTGAGTGACATGTACGATTTCATTTCGAAATATTACTTCATTACACTGTGGGCCAAA of the Brassica rapa cultivar Chiifu-401-42 chromosome A03, CAAS_Brap_v3.01, whole genome shotgun sequence genome contains:
- the LOC117132684 gene encoding protein FAR-RED ELONGATED HYPOCOTYL 3-like; the encoded protein is MRKVITVDATFLKTIECGCLIIATAQDPNLHHYPIAFVVVDGEKNKSWKWFFTTLKTVIPDSTELVFVSDRNPSLIKAVAEVYPMSKHGYCIWHISHNVKGHVNHGRDEVALLFRKVACLYSEPEFKKQYDDFRERYPSCARYLDKSVEVERWAKCHFPGARYNIDTSNCAESLNAVFEKARRMSLLPMLDTVIEKMSEWFNRHRKDAAEGPSSRKLLEYSVIGADGKTYSVDLQHKTCSCKKFDIDKYPCRHAIGAIIKCLKHDRPLQLSDMYDFISKYYFITLWAKAYRRTIYPVSHITHWMVPKEVAAAKCPLPLDYKKRKGRHQEKRHPSAGESRPRPRPNKYIPNRGLASYFNCSQGTEGTEGAEGTEGAEGAEGAEGTEGTEGTEGPEGTQGTQSTRGTEGPEGTEGTEVLYECEP